The Chelonoidis abingdonii isolate Lonesome George chromosome 11, CheloAbing_2.0, whole genome shotgun sequence genomic interval AGGGCGGCCCGAGTTGGGGAGCCCGGAAAGGGGAGGCCCCGCTGAATGTCAGGGAGCAGAGACCTCGGGACGtccctgcagggagagagaaaatgtatTAGAGCTGGGTGCTGAGATGCGACCACCTCTGGCGTGGGGCGGCTGGTttcccagggacccctcgcccggcgcagAGATGCGaccacctctggggcagagcgGGTGTAACTGGTGAGTAACAATTTAAGCCATTGAAATTGCAGGGTTGACTGAGTGAGGGAGAATCTGGGTCAGGGCTGAATCCTATGGGGGATGGGGGCAACAATCACACCCCAACTCTGCTGTGAGCAATGGACACCactgccaggactcctgggttcccggCCCGGCTctcggaggggagtgggggctggtgggttagagcagagggggaaggagccaggactcctgggttctctcctggctctgggaggggagtgggggctggtgggttagaggagggggggctgggagccaggactcctgggttctctNNNNNNNNNNNNNNNNNNNNNNNNNNNNNNNNNNNNNNNNNNNNNNNNNNNNNNNNNNNNNNNNNNNNNNNNNNNNNNNNNNNNNNNNNNNNNNNNNNNNNNNNNNNNNNNNNNNNNNNNNNNNNNNNNNNNNNNNNNNNNNNNNNNNNNNNNNNNNNNNNNNNNNNNNNNNNNNNNNNNNNNNNNNNNNNNNNNNNNNNNNNNNNNNNNNNNNNNNNNNNNNNNNNNNNNNNNNNNNNNNNNNNNNNNNNNNNNNNNNNNNNNNNNNNNNNNNNNNNNNNNNNNNNNNNNNNNNNNNNNNNNNNNNNNNNNNNNNNNNNNNNNNNNNNNNNNNNNNNNNNNNNNNNNNNNNNNNNNNNNNNNNNNNNNNNNNNNNNNNNNNNNNNNNNNNNNNNNNNNNNNNNNNNNNNNNNNNNNNNNNNNNNNNNNNNNNNNNNNNNNNNNNNNNNNNNNNNNNNNNNNNNNNNNNNNNNNNNNNNNNNNNNNNNNNNNNNNNNNNNNNNNNNNNNNNNNNNNNNNNNNNNNNNNNNNNNNNNNNNNNNNNNNNNNNNNNNNNNNNNNNNNNNNNNNNNNNNNNNNNNNNNNNNNNNNNNNNNNNNNNNNNNNNNNNNNNNNNNNNNNNNNNNNNNNNNNNNNNNNNNNNNNNNNNNNNNNNNNNNNNNNNNNNNNNNNNNNNNNNNNNNNNNNNNNNNNNNNNNNNNNNNNNNNNNNNNNNNNNNNNNNNNNNNNNNNNNNNNNNNNNNNNNNNNNNNNNNNNNNNNNNNNNNNNNNNNNNNNNNNNNNNNNNNNNNNNNNNNNNNNNNNNNNNNNNNNNNNNNNNNNNNNNNNNNNNNNNNNNNNNNNNNNNNNNNNNNNNNNNNNNNNNNNNNNNNNNNNNNNNNNNNNNNNNNNNNNNNNNNNNNNNNNNNNNNNNNNNNNNNNNNNNNNNNNNNNNNNNNNNNNNNNNNNNNNNNNNNNNNNNNNNNNNNNNNNNNNNNNNNNNNNNNNNNNNNNNNNNNNNNNNNNNNNNNNNNNNNNNNNNNNNNNNNNNNNNNNNNNNNNNNNNNNNNNNNNNNNNNNNNNctcccctcccagagccggggagagaacccaggagtcctggctccgggcccccccccaacccccaaaaaCCCCTCACTTAATAACCACAGCGTCACTGGCCCCGTCCTTTTTCGCATTGTCCATTTATTGAGTGCGCTCGTTAAAATACATGTCTAAAGACCCCCCCCTTAGCTTCCTGTTATTACCCCCTCCTCTGGGGGGCGCTGGTCAGTTGTGTTACATGAGGTATCCGCACGAGAACATTAACCAAAACAATAGTCCTAACAGTATAAATAAGctgcctgtggggggggggtggtggtttGGGGGGTCCAGCTGTGTGGGaccctgctgcttctcccccctgcccGGGGTTAATCCCAGCTGGGTTATTTAAGGGCACCACTTTGTGGCCTGCTGGAGTAGGATACTCAATATTTAGGGTGCTAgacactccccccgcccccagacacaaggttgtggggggcacagagctAAGGCAACAGGCTTTGGGAGGCCTGGGGCCTCCTTGGAAGAGAGCAGGGAATGCAGAAGAGGCAAAATCCCCAAGAAGGATTTTTTGGGGGTTCAGGAGGTGGAGATGGAGAATTCGGGTTGCAGTGATCTGGAGGTGCCTGGAAAAAATGGAGAACCCCCCCACTAAGCCCTGAAAGAGGGGTGCTGAGGAAGATTAGGGGATACAGTGATGGGGGGCCCATGGGCAAAAAAAGGGGACTCCCTCCCAAACAGTAATGGAAGGAGATTGACACGGTGAGGTGCCTTGATTTGGGGGCACCTGGGAAAAATGGCAACCCCTAAGCAGTGAAGGAATGTGGGGTGCCTTGATTTAGGGATATCTGGAGAAAATGGAGACCCCTTATGAAGCAGTGAAGGAATGTGGGGGTGCAGAGATAATGGGGTACAGCGCAAGATCAATGAGGGGAAAAGGCAGCCAATTGTGGGGTCAACCCCCCCATACTGCAGCCTCAGTTTGGGGGAGTCTCTCCTCCCCTGCTTATTACAGGCACTAGGATTTAGGGGCTCTAAAGCCAGCCCCCCTCTCAGCTAATCCCATGGGACATGGgtcccccagctcctggccatGCACCCCACTCTCTCAGATGCAGGAAGTCACAGCCCGGCGCAGTCTCCAGGAGTTCCCCAGGCCCTCGCCGGGACCTGAACAACATCTCCACGGTCCTACCCCACTGTCCTCCTCCGGCACGGCcagggcgtggggggggggggcctcctCAGAGCTCGGTGCAGGTGACGGGCGTGAGGCCGTGCACCAGCAAGGTGGGCCCTAAGTCCCGGGTGAGGATCTCCAGCTGCTCCAGGTACCGCTCGTACATGGAGGTGTCGGCCGGCGGCCGGGGCAAGTAGAGGAACCTCACGGCCACCTGGCCCCCTTGCTGCAGCACCAAGGCGTTGACAGCCGCCAGGTACTCGTCCGTCACCTGGCAGGCGGCCGAGTTGAGGAAGGGCTCGCCCGCCGCCAGCCGCTGGCCGTGGAGGGCCACCACGTGGTCCCAGGTGACCGCCCGGATGGCCGCCTTGATCCGTAGCTTGCTCAGCAGCTCCTTGAGTTTCTCCTCCTTGGCCACCCAGCCCCGGTCGCCCGACTCCACGCAGAGGAACAGCCGGAGACAGGCGGCCCGCCAGGAGCTGACCATGGTGAGGATGCAggccagctggagcaggaagaggcTACAGACGTCCACGTACGCCGGGGTGTCGGGGCGCAGGAGATTGAGGGGCCACACGTCCACGAAGCAGCCCTCAGCCTTGGAGGAGAAGAGCCGCTCCTTGTCCAACAGCGGGAAGTAGCGGGCCAGGCAGACGTTCTTGTGCATCTTCACGGCGTCCGAGACAATGGCGACATACTCGGTGGgtggcagggctttgggggcgcTGGCCCCGCGCACCGGGGGGAAGTGGGCCTGGAGGGCCGGCAGGTCCACCCCAAAGTGGTCGTTCTCCCGGGCCTGGCTGAAGGCTGGGTCACAGAGGAAGTAGTCGTCGGGGACAAAGGAGTCGTAGAAACCTAGCACCAGCGTGTTGGGCTTCATGCCgcctgggaggggggggaagagagtcAATGAggctgagatgcggccacctctggggtggggcggccggttacccagggaccccttgccCTGCGCcgagatgcggccacctctggggcatgGCGGCTGGCTATATCACTTACCGAGCCCCGTGATGCGCAGCAGGTGCTGGGTCCCCTGTCGGACTGAAGGCGAGAGGGTCAGATCCACGAACGCCTTCACGTTGAGTTTATCCACCAGGCTAAGCCAGAAATTGTAGTGAGCTTGGATGGGGTCGGAGGGCATCGTGtctggggggagggcagaaatAGAAagtagtcaggactcctgggttctctccccggctctgagagggaagtgggggctggtgggtcagagcaggttgggctgggagccagactcccGGGTTCCTTGCGGGGGGCAGGGTGGCAAgcgcccggacgcctgggtccctcACCCAGCTCGCCGATCTCCACGTGGCCCAGCACGAAGAGCCCCCCCTTCTTGAGGTCGTTGACGAAGCGGATGAGCTGGGCCTCGCTCCGGGGATTCGCCACCATCAGCAGCATCTGGGGGCGCCAGAACTTCACGTGCTCCTTGCGCACGTCCAGGAGAAGCAGATACTTCCGcacctgcagggggagagggggacacccCAGATTGTGGACACAGGGCCCCAAAACTCCCACCCCATCGCCGACCATGGCATCAAGCCGGGCCCCACTGCACAGGGGCCCCCATCCCATCTGCAGGTCTCAGGGGCCACCCCCCACATCAATCCCCCCCACAGCTGAAAGGGGCCCAGCTGACAGACCCTCCCCCAAGTACCATGTGTGTTGGGTGGGGGCAGGTAAGGGGACAGCTGACAGATTCCCCCCCCGCCCAGTGCCAGGTGTGGCAgagggggtggggtcagaaatcaAAGATAGGATGGACggaagggagccaggactcctgggttctttccctggctctgggaggggagttggggctggtgggttagagcaggggggctgggtgcccggatgcctgggttctctccctggctctgggaggagagcgggggctggtgggttagagcttggggggctggaagccaggactcctgggttctctccccagctctgggaggggagtgagggctggtgggttagagcagccGGCCTGGgtgcccggatgcctgggttctctccctggctctgggaggagagcgggggctggtgggttagagcttggggggctgggagccaggactcctgggttctctccccagctctgggaggggagtgggggctggtgggttacagcagggggcgctgggtgcccggatgcctgggttctcccccaggTACCTGGTGGAAGATGAGGGCTTGGCTGATGTAGCCCCAGGAGCTGGCGGGCGCCCGCAGGTGGATGAAGCCCAGCAGCGCCAGCATCAGCACCAGGCTGCCCGAGGCGCCCGCGGGGCTGATGAGGAACATCATGAGCAGGCAGCTGGCGATGCCCAGCAGGCAGGTGTGCCAGCTGAACAGCTggaaggtggggctgggggaggggaggggagaagagagggggtTACAGActggacccccaccccacagacacCCCAGGGGCCCCCCCTCTGCCAGGGACACCTCAAATCCCAGCTCCCTTGGCCCCCACACCCGCCTCCAGCTAGGGCGGATTGCCCCAAATTCCAGCTCGCCCTGCGCCCCCCACCCACAGATGCCCGTGGGCCCTGCCCCTCAGGAGCTCTGAAAATTCTTTCCCCAGCGCTTGGACACTACCCCTGCCCAAAAATCTACCCCTTGTCCCCCCaatgccacccccccacccccccaccccatgcatgCCCCTCACCGGAACATTGGGGGCAGACGCCCAGCTCCGTGCCAGTCAGGGCAGGTCCACGGCCGCAATAGGCCACCAGGTAAAAGACTAGTGACGATCCCGGCAATGGTGTTCAGCTTCCCCGCGAACAGCACCAGCTGGGGGGGGACCAAGTGGGGGggtgaggactcctgggttctttccccaactccgggaggggagtaggggctggagcaaggggggctgggagccaggactcctgggttctctcgcctgctctgggaggggagtgggggctgggagccaatactcctgggttctctcgccagctctgggaggggagggggggctggtgggttagagcaggggggctgggagccaggactcctgggttctctccccagctctgggaggggagtaggggctgcagcaggcagggtgggagccaggactcctgggttctctccccggcacTGGGAGGGGATcaggttagagcagaggggggcgCTTACCTGCACCAGGGCCCAGGTGTACAGAACGGCCACCCAGGGATTACCCCCTTTGGAGATGATTTTGGCCGGAGCCAGGACGATACCTGTGGGGGGAGAAATGAGTGTGAGAGGGGGAAGGGGCCCAGGTCTCAAGACAGGGGGGCCCCCCCATGGGCAGGCCGGGGCAGGGGGGGCGCTCACCAAACAGGTCATCCTTGGCTAGCGCGTGCAGGATGCGGGAGGCCCCGATGAGGGAGCTCATGGAGGCTGAGAGGGAGGCAGCGTAAACACCGACCAGCACCAGGGGCGGCCACAGGTTGATGGAACGGAAGAAGCCGTAGTCTTCCTTCAGCAGTgtcctgggaaggggtggagtcaggaTAAAAGCCCCGCCCACCACACCttggccccgcccctccccagctcccctagGCCCACCttgtccctgccccatgcccaaTTTCCCACCTTTTAGTCTCACCCTGAAGCCACGCCCCCTCCTGCAAGCCACACCCATTTCCACTAGCTCAGTGCCTGAACCCTACCTCTGCCCCCTAGCCCCACCCATCCATAGCCCCGCCTCCACCCCTAAGCCCCACCCACCTCCTCATCCTCTGCACATTaactccaccccaagccctgccctgTACCCCAAATCTTAGCCTGGCCCTATTTCATTAGCCACGCCCCCTGGTCAttccccccttcccagccccaataGCCCCGCCTCCACCTTCCCTCCCACCTCTGCCCTTACCACATCCCTTCACCCCAAAGCtccgcccacccccaccccctgctgtccTAGCCCCACCCCCTGTTCCCTTAGCTCCACCCcattcaccagctcctccttaagccccacctcttgccctgcccctcatTTTAGCCCCGCCCCTTGGTGCTGATACCAGCGCATCTCCAACTctccccccatccacccctgccctccctcacCTCTCACAGGTGAAGCTGgtcatgaggaagaggaggaagtagATGATGAAGGTGTAAACCACAGCGATGATGGTGCCCTTGGGGATGGAGCTGCTGGCGTTCCTCAGCTCCCCTGCAATGGCAGCCAGCACCggaatgggacccaggagtcctggcctgAACCCCCCTTCCCGCTCCACAGTCCTGGCCTGAAACCCCCCTTTCCGCTCAACCCGTCCCCCACTCCGCGTCCAGAACCGGGGAGGAACCCAGAGCCTGTCTCTAGGGTCCCtcacccaccagcccctactcctcccagagccggggagagaattCCAGATCCTGGCTGCAGCCCCGCTCCAACGCCcaggcccccactcccctcccaagagccgggagagaacccaggagtcctggtctcccagccctccctgccctacccccctctcccctcccaaggcgggagagaacccaggagtcctggctcccagccccgctgctccttaacccaccagccccactccgcTCCCCGCAGACAGGAGTGTGACCAGGCGTTCTGGCTTCACGCCGACATGTGGACCCGGCCATGATGCCGGTGCAGCGTTTGGAACATGACGGCAAAGACGTGGCGAAGCGTCATTACGTTTGTTGGTGGTCTGTAATCACGGCAGTAAATGGCGTGGcgaggggggggtgggggggagacgaCAAGTGAGTGGGGGGTGTCCCCTTTTCCATGGACCCCTCCGCCCTCTGGTCTGCTTCACCCCCATATAGCCCCCTCCTGGGTCCTGGGCCCAACCTGGGCTTGTCCCCCCGAACACATCACGCACCCCAGGGTTTGCCCACTCCCCTCACCCCGGCTGGTGCCCCACAACACTCCTACTTCCTGTCTCCTCTGCCCCTCATACTCCAGTCCCCCCCCCCGTCCACCTTTGCCCCCTCCCACGTCCCTGGCCTCTCAACCCCCCTCCCTCTAACACCCCTCATCCCTGCTTGGCCCCCCACGCTTCCtttttcctctgcccccccctcAAGCCCCCACCTCCCTTCTGGACCCCCACCCAGAatggccccctccctgcctcaatgcccccacctcttcctttcctccttgcccccccatcccatccccccaaccctgcccctaaCATCCTCTTGCTCCGACAATCCGCCCCATCCTGCTTGGCACCAACCCCCTTCTCGCCTCGTTGCCCACatccgggactccctgccccccctTTCAGGTACCCCTCCTGCCGCCCTAACTGTCCTTCCCATTGAAactccccaaccctccctttctccctttgccctgccacatccccagccctccaACCACCCCTCAGGACACCCCCGCCCCaatgcccccccccagccccagcccccgccccgctAACCAGGCAGGTTGGCCCGCAGGGTGGCCAGGCGGAAGCCGGTGAAGCTGGTGTTGAAGGTGTGGTTGGCGTCCCGGGCGATGGTGACCTGGCGGGGCCCCACGGCCACAAAGCTGACGAAAATGGCCACCAGCACCAGATTGACCACCAGGAAGATGAGGAAGGCGGCCCGGGCGTAGATCCGGGCCCCCACCAGGCAGAcgagcaggcagagcagcagcaccaCCGACCCGTAGAGGAAGCTGTAGAAATACCCCTGGGGCAGGACGCGGGTGCCAGGGGGGTCTGTTCCCTctgcgggggggaagggggtcacTCTCAGGACTGCGGAGAACCCAGACATCCGGGCTCCAACCACCCcagaggccccactcccctcccacagccagggagggaacccaggagtcctggctcccagcccccctgttctcacccaccagcccccactcccctcccagagctggggagagaacccaggagtcctggctcccagcccccctgctctgacccaccagcccccactcccctcccagagctggggagagaacccaggagtcctggctcccagccccccccagctctcaccaccagcccccaagagccagggagagaacccaggcatccgggcccACCTGCCCCGAAGACGTCCAGCACGGCCTCCACCAGCCCCAGGATGTAGACCCCGCAGGCGCAGACGTTGGCCAGGTAGAACATGAGCCCGATGCTGCCTCCGAACTCGGGGCCCAGCGTCCGCGAGATCATGACTTGGGGGGGGGAAGGTTGTTAAGGAAACACCATGGTATCCTGGGGGGCAGCcacccccccacactgagcctaTTCCCCCTGCCTCACTCCACTGAGAcaactcctgccctgcccccatgcaccCCTATATCCCCTCCCCAAACagatctccccccacccactgcttcccacagcccctgcccccccagagatGGCCCCCCATATCCCATGCCCCCAGAGTCTCCCCAAAGATCCCCTCTATAAACAGCTCTCCCgacaccccccacccacaccccgtGTCCCCCAATCCCCATTGGCTGAAGGATACAGTAGGCCCCGCCCCCCTGGATGGCACCATTGGTACAGATGGCGCAGATGGACAGGATGGTCAGCAGGATGATGACGTACGCCACCACCAGCATGAGCAGCGACTGCAGGAAGCCGGCGTGCCCCACCACGAACCCTAGGGAGCGACAgagaggggctgcgggtcgggcgGGAGGGGCACCAcggtggagctgggctggggggcaggtttCTCTTCTCTAGGTAGGTTCCTGGACTGGGCCCATCCCCACGGCCTCGGGGCGTGCCTCTCGGTCACACGCTAACCTTCTCCAATGACCGTCAGGCCACCTTTCTTTCATCCGCCACTTGTTACAATGGGAGAAATTGgcttttggaggtggggggagtgtATACACAGCTGCTGGCAAtccaggggaactccccaccccatgaTTTTGCTGGAACTTAAGTTTCCCTGTAGTTGCGCCACCTGATCTGGATGAATCAGCCACTAATGCAAGCAAGGAGTTGGTCAAACAGCTGGGTGCGAGGAGGAGAGGGGGTAAGCATGGGCCAAACCCCCCTTTACCCGGTGGAACtccctgctccatgattttggcTGGAAATAGCCGGTGGAACtccctgctccatgattttggcTGAAAAGTAGCCGGTGGAACtccctgctccatgattttggcTGGAAATCCATCATGCAACCACAGGGGATGGAGGTTTGCAGGTATTCCTAGGGGCAGTGATTTTCCCTAGCGGTATGGGGAGAATCCTGAACCGGGAGGGCGGGGTCACTCTCACCCACTCACGCATGAAGACAACGATGCTAAACATCGACAGGACGGTGGGCACCACGACGCTCCGAAAGAAGGTGGAAGAAGCCGTCGGGCCGGATCGGGGTGAGGGGCTCCATGGCGACCTGTCCCATGTCCCCCCACCGAGGGGTCTCCTCCTGGGCCTGGGTCCCTGGCATCTCCCCCTCATCCACCACGCTGAAGAGACGGTAACTCAGGAGGGGGGAGCTCTCGGGTGTGGAcatgcatgggggggggggggggggcagggggcccgGTCACCCtggcgggggggaaggaggggttcaAGCAGGAACCCCTGTTATACatccctgtcccttcccccccacacagcccccaccgctctctccagcccccccacccaaattcctcccccctcctcccctgcccccaaaattccctccctcagcccccaaaTTCCTGCCCCCCGGCCCCCTCACCTGCTCTCCGCTCCAAGTTCCCAGCCCTTCCCACACCTTCTCCTCAGCCCccaactcccctctccctcccagcacccctgtgGGGTCCTGCTGCAGTCTTTACCACCAACCCCCCCAaattcccagcccctcccctagcCTCACCTgcaacccccccagctccacctccctCAACCATGAATCAAGCCAACAGAAGACCCCTCCGATCCCAAATTACAACAGAACCAGAGAGCAATGTATTTCCAGGGTGCACGCCAAACCACGCCCCGAGATGGCCCCAAAACTTAACTTTGGTCCCCCCGCCAAAAAAGAAAACCTAGCCAGCTAGTCTCCCTCCAGCCTTAAATTCTCCCAATAGCAGCCCCGAAACGACACCGATACAACGGAAAAGTCAAGGGGTCGGCCACGCCCGGTTCGAACCTGCCTGCAGACAGGCAAACCAGTAAAAGAaaacggggggagggggtgaaccCTAaaaacccaccctcctcctttgAATTAATGAGGGGGAAGGATCCGGGTTTTTGATGCATGAAGTGGGTTGAAATCCAGCTGGGAAGCAAAGAAACAACCCACCAGTCTTATAATgaaatggaggagagagagatacGTGGACAGGTTCAAAACCCACCTGAGAAACAGCTCAAAAACTAGGGTGTGAACCCTACAAATGGAGGGAGGAATGAATCTAATTAACAGGAAGGGAACTCAAACCCAGATCACAAACAGccaaaggtggggggggggcctcAAAAATCCAGCCCTCCCTCCCATCACAGGGATGGGGGACAGGGGGACCCCCCTATTCTCAGTCCCACCTCTGGAAAAAGAGGGCAGCAGGTGAAGAGAGTTTGAAAGGCAAATTGAGGGGAGGAGGATGCCATAGAGTCAAGGTTGGGGGGGTTGCTTAAGGGGTGCAAAGAGGAGCTGGAACATATATAGGGGGCACATCTGGatccccaacccccccccagaAGAATGCCTGGTAGGTCAAAGCCAGAGCTGCCAGATCCTTGGTCTGAAACTAACAGGGTAGGAAATCAGTTCCCCACTGTCCCCCCAAGATGATGCTCACCagatacaagtactgcagtgggTCAGGCTCCCCCCCCTAGGGTGCAGGAAAAGAGAAAGGGGGAGGCTGGAGGAATTTATAGAGGGGGTAAGGTTAGTTATAGACAGGTGGGGGGGCGGGACTTAGCTGCCAGGTGGGAACCAGGTGAGAGGAAGAGCTTAAATACATTTCCTGCCCCGCCCTCAATTCACCAgactccactcccttcccagagccggggagagaacccaggatgTTCCTGGCTTCTCCAGCCCTTCCCTCTCTGAccaccagcccctcctcccttccagagctgggcagagaaccaGGAGGTCCTGGCTTCTAGCCCCCTGCTCTCTGACACCCACGCCCCTACTTCCCTcccgagctggggagagaacccaggagtcctgggtcccagccccctcTCTTGACCCACCAGCCCACACCGCTCCCAGAGGCCgggagaaaccaggagtcctggcttcccagcCCCCTCGCTCCTGACCCACCACCCCCGATGCCTCCAGACCGGGAGAGAACCAGCCGAGTCCTGGCTCAAGGCCCCCCCCGCCTTCTCTACCAGCAGCCACACTTCCCTCCAGGAgccggagagaacccaggcgtccggtgCTCCAGCCCAGAGATGCACTAACTTTAGCGGGGatgctggggggtgggtgggccgatggggctggggggcagggtctcGTCCCCCACCTCTGAGGGCTCCCGGAACCGGCTGGCTGGTCCAGGCTGCCTCATGTGACGGAGCCCCCCCCCGCCCGAGGTGTGACTTAATGGGCGCTGTTGAGCTCAGATCCTCCCCCGCCTCTTCCTCCAGCTCTTCCCGTCCTCCTCCGCCACCATCTGCTTCCTGCGCCGCCAGCTGCAGCTGCGctgcacacaccacacacacagtgctctgtgcacacacaTCCAGAGTGTCTGTGCACGACCACAGttgctctgtgcacacacaccacacacacacacagtgctctgtgcAACACATCCGAGTGCTCTTGTGCACACACAGTGCTctgttgcacacacacacacacagtgctctgtTGCGCACgcaccacacacacccacagcaCACACAGTGCTTCTGTGCACAACATTCAGATGCTCTGTGCACACACGttgctctgtgcacacacacacacacacacacagtgctctgtTGCACACATCCAGAGTGCtctgtgcgcacacacacaccagtgcttctgttcacacacacagccagagaTTGCTCTGTGCgctgcgcgcacacacacacaccatcaccAGTGCTCTTGTGCACACAACATTCCAGAGTTGCTTCTGTGCACACCACAGCCAGAGTGCTTCTGATGCActacaaccacacacacacacagtgtctgtgacacacagtgctctgtgcacacacaTCCAGAGTGCTCTGTGGGCACACACTACACACCACACACCAActgctctgtgcacacacacatccagagTACTCTGATGcacacacagtgctctgtgcacacaacacacacattgGCTCTGTCACACAATCCAGAAGTGGTcttgtgcacaaacacacacacacagtgctctgtgcacacacaatccagaggtggctctgtgcgcacacacccacacacgtGGAGCTCTGTGCAACACAACATCCAGATGCTTTTTGACACACGTGCTCTGTGCACCACCTCCAGGAGtattctgtgcacacacacacacacacacagtgctcctGTGcgcgcagacacacacacatagtgcTCTGTGCAACACATCCAGagtgctctgtgcacacacaGTGCTCTCGTGCACAACACACCACAACAGCACAGTTGCTTCTGTGCACAACATCCAGAGTGGCtctgtgcgcacacacacacacaatgctctgtgcacacacacagcagagagTGCTCTGTGCACACcgcacacacaccacacagtcTCGTGCAACAACATCGATGCTTGTGCACACACAGCAGCCAGAGGCTCTGTGCACTATACACACACACGAACACagtgctctgtgcacacacaGTCCAGGTGgctcttgcacacacacacacaccacacacactgcTCTGTGCACACGACACATCCAGAGTACTCTGTGCACACAC includes:
- the SLC12A9 gene encoding LOW QUALITY PROTEIN: solute carrier family 12 member 9 (The sequence of the model RefSeq protein was modified relative to this genomic sequence to represent the inferred CDS: inserted 1 base in 1 codon; deleted 5 bases in 4 codons; substituted 1 base at 1 genomic stop codon) yields the protein MSTPESSPLLSYRLFSVVDEGEMPGTQAQEETPXVGGHGTGRHGAPHPDPARRLSTFFRSVVVPTVLSMFSIVVFMRVGFVVGHAGFLQSLLMLVVAYVIILLTILSICAICTNGAIQGGGAYFMISRTLGPEFGGSIGLMFYLANVCACGVYILGLVEAVLDVFGAEGTDPPGTRVLPQGYFYSFLYGSVVLLLCLLVCLVGARIYARAAFLIFLVVNLVLVAIFVSFVAVGPRQVTIARDANHTFNTSFTGFRLATLRANLHAIYCRDYRPPTNVMTLRHVFAVMFKRCTGIMAGSTCRRELRNASSSIPKGTIIAVVYTFIIYFLLFLMTSFTCERTLLKEDYGFFRSINLWPPLVLVGVYAASLSASMSSLIGASRILHALAKDDLFGIVLAPAKIISKGGNPWVAVLYTWALVQLVLFAGKLNTIAGIVTVFYLVAYAAVDLPXLARSWASAPNVRPTFQLFSWHTCLLGIASCLLMMFLISPAGASGSLVLMLALLGFIHLRAPASSWGYISQALIFHQVRKYLLLLDVRKEHVKFWRPQMLLMVANPRSEAQLIRFVNDLKKGGLFVLGHVEIGELDTMPSDPIQAHYNFWLSLVDKLNVKAFVDLTLSPSVRQGTQHLLRITGLGGMKPNTLVLGFYDSFVPDDYFLCDPAFSQARENDHFGVDLPALQAHFPPVRGASAPKALPPTEYVAIVSDAVKMHKNVCLARYFPLLDKERLFSSKAEGCFVDVWPLNLLRPDTPAYVDVCSLFLLQLACILTMVSSWRAACLRLFLCVESGDRGWVAKEEKLKELLSKLRIKAAIRAVTWDHVVALHGQRLAAGEPFLNSAACQVTDEYLAAVNALVLQQGGQVAVRFLYLPRPPADTSMYERYLEQLEILTRDLGPTLLVHGLTPVTCTEL